One Aegilops tauschii subsp. strangulata cultivar AL8/78 chromosome 7, Aet v6.0, whole genome shotgun sequence genomic window carries:
- the LOC109752539 gene encoding protein RADIALIS-like 4 codes for MSSSWTFKQNKVFEDALAKYDKDAPDRWQNVAREVGDGKSVEDVKKHFAELEKDVDEIHTNGAGSSSNNTKGGSSRGGSSDGQRPRYLKSQ; via the coding sequence ATGAGTTCATCGTGGACATTCAAGCAGAACAAGGTGTTCGAGGATGCGCTGGCCAAGTACGACAAGGACGCGCCAGACAGATGGCAGAACGTGGCGCGGGAGGTTGGCGACGGCAAGTCGGTGGAGGATGTGAAGAAGCACTTCGCGGAGCTGGAAAAAGACGTGGACGAGATTCATACAAACGGTgccggcagcagcagcaacaacaccAAGGGCGGTTCCAGCCGTGGTGGCAGCAGCGATGGGCAGAG